In Scleropages formosus chromosome 20, fSclFor1.1, whole genome shotgun sequence, a single window of DNA contains:
- the ube2ia gene encoding SUMO-conjugating enzyme UBC9-B encodes MSGIALSRLAQERKAWRKDHPFGFVAVPTKNPDGTMNLMNWECAIPGKKGTPWEGGLFKLRMLFKDDYPSSPPKCKFEPPLFHPNVYPSGTVCLSILEEDKDWRPAITIKQILLGIQELLNEPNIQDPAQAEAYTIYCQNRVEYEKRVRAQAKKFSPS; translated from the exons ATGTCTGGTATAGCTTTAAGCAGACTGGCACAGGAGCGAAAGGCCTGGCGAAAGGACCATCCTTTt GGATTTGTGGCAGTTCCAACCAAAAATCCAGATGGAACCATGAACCTGATGAATTGGGAGTGTGCTATTCCTGGAAAGAAAGGG ACTCCCTGGGAAGGAGGGCTGTTTAAACTCCGGATGCTGTTCAAGGATGACTATCCCTCCTCGCCTCCAAAGT GCAAATTTGAACCCCCATTGTTCCATCCCAATGTGTATCCATCTGGCACGGTTTGCCTGTCAATCCTGGAGGAGGACAAAGACTGGAGGCCGGCCATCACAATCAAACAG ATTTTGTTAGGAATTCAAGAACTTCTGAACGAGCCGAACATCCAGGATCCTGCCCAAGCAGAGGCATATACAATTTACTG CCAAAACAGAGTAGAATATGAAAAAAGGGTTCGAGCACAAGCCAAAAAGTTCTCACCATCCTAA